From Myxococcales bacterium, a single genomic window includes:
- a CDS encoding ThiF family adenylyltransferase, whose amino-acid sequence MRIVFCGVGALGSLSAVLCRNLNATLVFIDFDRVESKNLASQAFVKPSVGKNKAEALKLQLSNFHGVKAEAFGVRLASENVDTLLVSADLVVDCFDNQKSRLLVSEWCRAKQKPLVHAALAADGSFGLVRWDARFVADAEDHEGQATCEGGEHLPLIGLVTAALARAIQEFVKSATERDFMISLSGVSET is encoded by the coding sequence ATGCGCATCGTATTTTGCGGTGTGGGCGCCCTCGGCTCTCTCTCCGCAGTGTTGTGCCGCAACTTAAACGCCACGTTGGTCTTCATCGACTTCGACCGCGTGGAGTCGAAGAACCTCGCCTCACAGGCCTTCGTGAAGCCGAGCGTCGGTAAGAACAAGGCTGAAGCGTTGAAGCTCCAGCTGTCAAACTTCCACGGCGTGAAGGCGGAGGCGTTCGGCGTGCGCCTGGCGAGTGAGAACGTCGACACGCTGCTCGTCAGCGCCGATCTGGTCGTCGACTGTTTCGACAACCAGAAGAGCCGGCTGCTCGTGAGTGAGTGGTGTCGAGCGAAGCAAAAGCCGCTGGTGCACGCGGCCCTGGCTGCCGATGGCAGTTTTGGGCTCGTGCGCTGGGACGCACGCTTCGTCGCGGATGCCGAAGATCACGAGGGGCAAGCCACCTGCGAGGGCGGCGAGCACCTGCCGCTCATCGGCCTGGTCACGGCTGCGCTCGCGCGCGCCATTCAGGAGTTCGTGAAGAGCGCCACCGAGCGCGACTTCATGATCAGCCTGAGCGGTGTGAGCGAGACGTGA
- a CDS encoding VWA domain-containing protein has product MTTQSPLPESQLGPAEKLLDLVLSSSAHLWHNRPGVDVAGTWYPRRDVKKNRALAGGTPVSSGLFVPAASSLYSRLLEIYQLNVDLMAHFASYALKETEWRDLKVACAALMLVQQRSGQPVHDDDGSVAFYDDDYRRIGEAMLLHYEQKSARMMTPKAVLRVAELLETSDIAELNRLAGFSDPAAKKAALGRWKSAANHWLRIREANRPMLEGLVAAGYKETIKKIARKAGYKPESGAFFEILGWKQKQAAGGHRSVGMDGLVLQKRERFDGLSEAEICEAIETQKLKYKEVLGRLPADVGLTPAIMVTLLPTLSDRDLRILTPTLESLGLLVVPEVRDRWEAAVKTSTDQRALNIAKNVRDQGVREKLEEAADNAAKQAVAAATREVDVHVMFLIDKSGSMQGAIEQSKEALSRILAGFPPDKLHIASFDTMGTVLVPKAPSRAAVQHMLTGIKAEGGTLHSSAVHALRRSGVNVPRDAKLVVIVVGDEAGEAGQNFADSFQRAGYDPAALALLVNVSVSRGNTVREAARALALPFSEVSIEQFDDPYQVPRVLQALLEAPRAAPAKQFGWVERVMSTPLLELPA; this is encoded by the coding sequence ATGACCACTCAATCGCCGCTCCCGGAGAGCCAGCTCGGTCCGGCCGAGAAGCTCCTCGATCTCGTGCTCTCGTCGTCGGCCCACCTCTGGCACAACCGCCCGGGCGTCGACGTGGCTGGCACCTGGTATCCCCGCCGTGACGTGAAGAAGAACCGCGCGCTCGCCGGCGGTACGCCGGTCTCGTCGGGACTGTTCGTTCCGGCGGCGTCGTCGCTCTACTCGCGGCTGCTCGAGATATACCAGCTCAACGTCGATCTCATGGCCCACTTCGCGAGCTACGCGCTCAAAGAGACCGAGTGGCGCGACCTCAAGGTGGCCTGCGCCGCGTTGATGCTCGTGCAGCAGCGCTCGGGTCAGCCGGTCCACGACGACGATGGCTCCGTCGCTTTCTACGACGACGACTATCGGCGTATCGGTGAGGCAATGCTGCTCCACTACGAGCAGAAGTCCGCGCGCATGATGACGCCGAAGGCCGTGCTCCGGGTCGCCGAGCTGCTCGAGACCTCGGACATCGCCGAGCTGAACCGCCTCGCGGGATTCTCGGATCCGGCGGCCAAGAAGGCGGCCCTCGGCCGCTGGAAGAGCGCTGCGAATCACTGGCTGCGCATCCGGGAAGCCAACCGTCCGATGCTCGAAGGCCTGGTCGCCGCGGGCTACAAGGAGACCATCAAGAAGATCGCTCGCAAGGCCGGCTACAAGCCGGAGAGCGGCGCGTTCTTCGAGATCCTCGGCTGGAAGCAGAAACAGGCGGCCGGCGGTCACCGCTCGGTCGGCATGGACGGCCTCGTGCTCCAGAAGCGCGAGCGCTTCGATGGACTCTCGGAGGCAGAAATCTGCGAGGCCATCGAGACGCAGAAGCTGAAGTACAAGGAGGTCCTCGGCCGGCTGCCGGCGGATGTCGGCCTCACGCCCGCCATCATGGTGACCTTGTTGCCGACGTTGTCGGATCGCGACCTCCGCATCTTGACCCCCACGCTCGAGAGCCTGGGCTTGCTCGTAGTTCCGGAGGTCCGCGATCGCTGGGAAGCGGCGGTGAAGACCTCCACGGATCAGCGGGCGCTGAACATCGCCAAGAACGTTCGGGATCAGGGAGTGCGCGAGAAACTCGAGGAGGCCGCCGACAACGCCGCCAAACAGGCGGTCGCGGCGGCGACCCGCGAGGTCGACGTGCATGTCATGTTCTTGATCGACAAGTCGGGTTCCATGCAAGGCGCCATCGAACAGTCGAAGGAGGCGCTCTCGCGCATCTTGGCCGGTTTTCCGCCGGACAAGCTGCACATCGCGTCCTTCGACACGATGGGCACCGTGCTCGTCCCGAAGGCGCCGTCACGGGCTGCCGTTCAGCACATGCTGACCGGCATCAAGGCCGAGGGCGGCACGCTCCACTCCTCCGCGGTGCACGCGCTGCGTCGCTCCGGAGTGAACGTGCCGCGGGACGCCAAGCTCGTGGTGATCGTCGTGGGTGACGAGGCGGGTGAGGCGGGTCAGAACTTCGCCGACAGCTTCCAGCGTGCGGGTTACGATCCGGCCGCGCTGGCGCTGCTGGTGAACGTCTCGGTCAGCCGTGGCAACACGGTGCGCGAAGCCGCCCGAGCGCTGGCGCTGCCGTTCAGCGAGGTGTCCATCGAGCAGTTCGACGATCCGTACCAGGTGCCGCGGGTGCTCCAGGCACTGCTCGAAGCACCCCGCGCTGCCCCGGCGAAACAATTCGGCTGGGTCGAGCGGGTGATGTCGACGCCGCTCCTGGAGCTTCCGGCGTGA
- a CDS encoding HNH endonuclease has translation MHTRTLVLTPWFFPHKVVRWEDAITLVYLSKVDVVIAYDDEIRSPSATFPMPAVVRLKRQISGQKRGVKFSRINVYVRDGFTCAYCEKKLPLRQLTYDHVLPRSRGGRTEWENIVTACTPCNAKKSNKTPDESGMWPRKRPCRPRSLPLMPPLIDPKTAPIEWRDFTAALPEVGVA, from the coding sequence ATGCACACGCGCACCCTCGTGCTCACGCCCTGGTTTTTCCCCCACAAGGTGGTCCGCTGGGAGGACGCGATCACCCTCGTCTACCTGAGCAAGGTCGATGTGGTCATCGCATACGACGACGAGATCCGCTCGCCGTCGGCGACCTTCCCCATGCCGGCCGTCGTGCGGCTGAAGCGGCAGATCTCGGGTCAGAAACGTGGCGTGAAGTTCTCGCGGATCAACGTCTACGTCCGGGATGGCTTCACCTGCGCGTACTGCGAGAAGAAACTCCCGCTCCGCCAGCTGACTTACGACCACGTGCTGCCGCGTTCGCGCGGTGGCCGTACCGAGTGGGAGAACATCGTGACGGCGTGCACGCCGTGTAACGCCAAGAAATCCAACAAGACGCCGGACGAGTCGGGCATGTGGCCGCGCAAGCGGCCGTGCCGCCCGCGCTCGCTGCCGCTGATGCCGCCGCTGATCGACCCGAAAACGGCACCGATCGAGTGGCGTGACTTCACGGCCGCCCTCCCCGAGGTCGGCGTCGCCTGA
- a CDS encoding murein L,D-transpeptidase catalytic domain family protein, with amino-acid sequence MTWRVLVGSFSGLLALSTSACSASDDAGKGAQALPCADIVCVDSLPTTQSGTTLGASRNAFEVYGCSGAANRDLSGAEVVHRLTLPEEGFLSVAKTSGPADGFLLLLGADDAASCIDAHPTNVGAWLPPGDYFLVVDGPAGGEGEFSLRAALTTPKMLEASGVDPALAADALTIYKNAWAWGATRRAEYVVVDFRLHSAEPREWVYDLSKGELLWNLRVAHGRKSTDGVDLAHATTFSNVSGSNQSSLGLARSAGTYSGSFGPSFRMEGLEPGFNDNICSRDIVMHPWSPVGDAYVAKCGWARPSLGCPAIDDQLSLPVRDRLARPDGQPRDAGVLMLFWYPNTDWHAASPYLHGAAPTPELETQMAVECDSSQDGTPQSGGVYPCD; translated from the coding sequence ATGACCTGGCGGGTTCTCGTGGGTTCGTTTTCGGGCCTGCTCGCGCTGTCGACCTCGGCCTGTTCCGCGAGCGATGACGCGGGGAAGGGCGCGCAGGCCTTGCCTTGCGCGGACATCGTCTGTGTCGACTCGCTCCCGACCACACAGAGTGGAACCACCCTCGGCGCGAGTCGGAATGCGTTCGAGGTGTACGGCTGTTCGGGGGCGGCGAACCGGGATTTGTCCGGGGCGGAGGTCGTTCACCGGCTGACGTTGCCCGAAGAAGGGTTCCTCTCCGTAGCGAAGACCAGTGGCCCCGCCGATGGTTTCTTGCTGCTGCTCGGCGCGGACGACGCGGCGAGCTGCATCGACGCTCACCCGACGAACGTGGGGGCTTGGTTGCCACCCGGAGACTACTTCCTGGTGGTCGACGGGCCCGCGGGCGGCGAGGGAGAATTTTCGCTGCGCGCTGCGCTCACCACTCCGAAAATGCTCGAAGCTTCGGGCGTGGACCCCGCTCTCGCGGCGGACGCATTGACGATCTACAAGAACGCCTGGGCCTGGGGCGCGACGCGGCGCGCGGAGTACGTCGTCGTGGACTTCCGGCTGCACTCCGCGGAGCCGCGGGAGTGGGTCTACGATTTGTCGAAGGGCGAGCTGCTCTGGAACCTGCGCGTGGCTCACGGGCGGAAGTCGACGGACGGTGTGGACTTGGCTCACGCCACCACGTTCTCGAACGTGTCCGGTTCGAATCAGTCGAGCCTCGGCCTGGCTCGTTCGGCGGGGACGTACAGCGGCAGCTTCGGCCCTTCGTTCCGCATGGAGGGGCTCGAGCCCGGGTTCAACGACAACATCTGCAGCCGCGACATCGTCATGCACCCGTGGTCTCCCGTCGGGGACGCCTACGTGGCCAAATGCGGCTGGGCCAGGCCGAGCCTGGGCTGTCCGGCCATCGACGACCAGCTCTCGCTACCGGTGCGAGATCGGCTCGCACGTCCGGATGGCCAGCCACGAGACGCCGGTGTGTTGATGTTGTTCTGGTATCCGAACACGGACTGGCACGCGGCCTCGCCCTACTTACACGGAGCGGCTCCTACGCCCGAGCTCGAGACCCAGATGGCCGTCGAGTGTGACTCCAGTCAGGACGGCACGCCGCAGTCGGGTGGCGTCTATCCCTGCGACTGA